One window of the Puntigrus tetrazona isolate hp1 chromosome 13, ASM1883169v1, whole genome shotgun sequence genome contains the following:
- the cog2 gene encoding conserved oligomeric Golgi complex subunit 2, which translates to MMTLPKGPDSLCFDKDEFMKDDFDVDKFVADCRKRVQLEEMREDLEQYYRLLKTAMVELINKDYADFVNLSTNLVGMDKALNQLSVPLGQLREEVLSLRSSVNEVIEAIDTQLSKQDDIQKKKLCVLRLIQVVRSVEKIEKILHQNTKDTTSLETSSPLLAGQILERIATEFNQLQFHAVQSKGMPLLDKVRPRIAGITAMLQQSLEGLLIQGLQTSNIDIVRHCLRTYATIDKTRDAEALVGQVLVKPYMDEVIVKQFVKSNPNGLKMMYSKLLEFVPHHCRLLREVTGGAISSDKADIVPGYDFLVNSVWPETIRGVEERVPSLFNPGNPDAFYERYTVSMDFVRKFERQCGSQASVKRLRAHSCYQSFHNKWNLPVYFQLRFKEIAGSLESAISDGLETAPAGSSYHLQVTEVLWSCLCRCWAEQVYLPPLAHRFWKLTLQLISRYATFLTEVLTKSPPPETSKDSVRPLPSSASSTSSRTSQDADSETGGSTVLSTKKLVFIAADVDKLQGQIPDITEMIKAKLESIGFKNFAVVSEALQDSSASLSSCIPTLNSRMTQHLTERSVRFLKNASEVPRLYRRTNKEVPTRASAYMDNALQPLHQLVNDSKNVVKDSIIQEWLRVTLSDCTHRYFETISDVLSSVRKMEESLKRLKQARKTTTTSTVGVNAGPSDDSKIRLQLALDVEYLGEQIQKMGLQPSDITMFSSLLELVQEARDLASAEQTGS; encoded by the exons ATGATGACCTTACCGAAGGGACCCGATTCTTTGTGTTTCGATAAAGACGAGTTTATGAAG GATGACTTCGACGTGGACAAATTTGTGGCCGATTGCAGAAAGCGTGTCCAGCTGGAGGAGATGCGTGAAGATCTGGAGCAATATTACAGACTTCTCAAAACCGCCATGGTCGAGCTTATCAATAAAGACTATGCAGATTTCGTTAACCTGTCCACAAATCTT GTTGGGATGGATAAAGCCCTTAATCAGCTCTCTGTCCCTCTTGGCCAGTTACGTGAAGAGGTGCTG AGTTTGAGATCGTCTGTGAATGAAGTTATTGAAGCTATCGACACCCAGCTATCCAAACAAGATGATATTCAAAAAAAGAAG CTTTGTGTGCTAAGGCTCATTCAAGTTGTGAGGTCAGTGGAGAAGATTGAGAAAATTCTTCACCAAAACACCAAAGATACAACATCACTGGAGACCAGCAG tCCTCTTCTGGCAGGTCAGATTCTAGAGCGAATCGCCACGGAGTTCAACCAGTTACAGTTTCATGCAGTCCAGAGCAAAGGAATGCCATTGCTTGATAAAGTCAGACCG AGAATAGCAGGTATCACAGCTATGCTTCAGCAGTCCCTGGAAGGCTTATTGATCCAAGGCCTGCAGACGTCAAATATAGATATTGTGCGGCATTGCCTCAGGACATATGCTACCATTGATAAGACCAGGGACGCAGAGGCACTGGTCGGACAGGTCTTAGTCAAACCATACATGGATGAG gttATAGTTAAACAGTTTGTCAAGTCCAACCCTAACGGTCTTAAGATGATGTACTCAAAGCTCTTGGAGTTTGTGCCTCACCATTGTCGACTGCTGCGAGAGGTGACTGGCGGAGCAATCTCTAG TGATAAAGCCGACATTGTTCCAGGATATGACTTCCTGGTGAACTCCGTTTGGCCTGAGACCATTAGAGGTGTTGAGGAAAGAGTCCCTTCCCTTTTCAATCCTGGAAACCCAGATGCATTTTATGAG AGGTACACTGTCAGCATGGATTTTGTGCGTAAGTTTGAGAGGCAGTGTGGGTCCCAGGCCAGCGTGAAGAGGCTGCGAGCGCATTCGTGCTACCAGAGTTTCCACAACAAGTGGAACCTGCCCGTGTACTTCCAGCTGCG GTTCAAGGAGATTGCTGGAAGTTTAGAAAGTGCCATTTCTGATGGACTAGAGACTGCTCCAG CGGGCAGCAGCTACCACCTGCAGGTGACAGAGGTGTTGTGGAGCTGTTTGTGCAGGTGCTGGGCAGAGCAGGTGTACCTGCCTCCGCTTGCTCATCGCTTTTGGAAACTAACACTGCAGCTGATTTCCAGATACGCCACCTTTCTAACAGAG GTTTTAACAAAATCACCTCCTCCAGAGACTAGCAAAGATTCAGTCAGACCACTCCcaagctccgcctcctccaCGTCCAGCCGCACATCACAGGATGCAGACAGCGAAACCGGCGGCTCCACTGTTTTATCTACCAAGAAACTCGTCTTCATTGCAGCCGATGTTGATAAGTTACAAGGACAG ATTCCAGATATCACAGAGATGATCAAGGCCAAATTGGAGAGTATTGGGTTCAAAAACTTTGCTGTTGTTTCAG AAGCCTTGCAGGATTCCAGCGCTTCCCTGTCCAGCTGCATCCCCACACTGAACAGCAGAATGACTCAGCATCTAACAGAAAGGAGCGTTCGTTTCCTGAAAAACGCTTCGGAAGTCCCGCGACTTTATCGAAGGACTAACAAG GAAGTGCCCACTAGAGCCTCAGCCTATATGGACAACGCACTTCAGCCTCTCCATCAGCTGGTCAACGACTCCAAAAATGTGGTGAAAGACTCCATCATTCAAGAGTGGCTCCGGGTCACGCTGTCAGACTGCACCCACAG ATATTTTGAGACCATATCGGATGTGCTGAGCTCAGTGAGGAAGATGGAGGAAAGTCTAAAAAGGTTGAAACAGGCTAGGAAAACAACCACCACCAGCACCGTAGGCGTCAATGCAGGGCCTTCAGACGACAGTAAGATCCGCCTGCAGCTGGCACTGGATGTGGAGTATCTTGGAGAGCAG aTTCAGAAGATGGGTCTTCAGCCAAGCGACATCACCATGTTCTCTTCTCTGCTGGAACTGGTACAGGAAGCAAGAGATCTCGCTTCAGCGGAACAGACAGGGTCCTAA